ATACGGCTGGCAACGCCTTTCACACATTACCGCGCAAGTGGCGTCCCCTAGGGGATTCGAACCCCTGTTACCGCCGTGAAAGGGCGGTGTCCTGGGCCTCTAGACGAAGGGGACACGAAAATTGCATATCACGCGCTGCGTGATATTTTCGTGTAGGGTGAGCTTTCATTAACAGAAAGCGAGCGGCTTTATTTATTAAGCCTCACTCCCGACGCGTAAACGCCTTGCTATTTACTTTTCATCAGACAATCTGTGTGGACACTGCAGAGGCAGGTTCTTTAAGGTAAGGAGGTGATCCAACCGCAGGTTCCCCTACGGTTACCTTGTTACGACTTCACCCCAGTCATGAATCACAAAGTGGTAAGCGCCCTCCCGAAGGTTAAGCTACCTACTTCTTTTGCAACCCACTCCCATGGTGTGACGGGCGGTGTGTACAAGGCCCGGGAACGTATTCACCGTGGCATTCTGATCCACGATTACTAGCGATTCCGACTTCATGGAGTCGAGTTGCAGACTCCAATCCGGACTACGACGCACTTTATGAGGTCCGCTTGCTCTCGCGAGGTCGCTTCTCTTTGTATGCGCCATTGTAGCACGTGTGTAGCCCTGGTCGTAAGGGCCATGATGACTTGACGTCATCCCCACCTTCCTCCAGTTTATCACTGGCAGTCTCCTTTGAGTTCCCGGCCGGACCGCTGGCAACAAAGGATAAGGGTTGCGCTCGTTGCGGGACTTAACCCAACATTTCACAACACGAGCTGACGACAGCCATGCAGCACCTGTCTCACAGTTCCCGAAGGCACCAAAGCATCTCTGCTAAGTTCTGTGGATGTCAAGACCAGGTAAGGTTCTTCGCGTTGCATCGAATTAAACCACATGCTCCACCGCTTGTGCGGGCCCCCGTCAATTCATTTGAGTTTTAACCTTGCGGCCGTACTCCCCAGGCGGTCTATTTAACGCGTTAGCTCCGGAAGCCACGCCTCAAGGGCACAACCTCCAAATAGACATCGTTTACGGCGTGGACTACCAGGGTATCTAATCCTGTTTGCTCCCCACGCTTTCGCACCTGAGCGTCAGTCTTCGTCCAGGAGGCCGCCTTCGCCACCGGTATTCCTCCAGATCTCTACGCATTTCACCGCTACACCTGGAATTCTACCTCCCTCTACGAGACTCAAGCCTGCCAGTTTCGGATGCAGTTCCCAGGTTGAGCCCGGGGATTTCACATCCGACTTGACAGACCGCCTGCGTGCGCTTTACGCCCAGTAATTCCGATTAACGCTTGCACCCTCCGTATTACCGCGGCTGCTGGCACGGAGTTAGCCGGTGCTTCTTCTGCGGGTAACGTCAATGAATAAGGTTATTAACCTTACTCCCTTCCTCCCCGCTGAAAGTACTTTACAACCCGAAGGCCTTCTTCATACACGCGGCATGGCTGCATCAGGCTTGCGCCCATTGTGCAATATTCCCCACTGCTGCCTCCCGTAGGAGTCTGGACCGTGTCTCAGTTCCAGTGTGGCTGGTCATCCTCTCAGACCAGCTAGGGATCGTCGCCTAGGTGAGCCGTTACCCCACCTACTAGCTAATCCCATCTGGGCACATCTGATGGCAAGAGGCCCGAAGGTCCCCCTCTTTGGTCTTGCGACGTTATGCGGTATTAGCTACCGTTTCCAGTAGTTATCCCCCTCCATCAGGCAGTTTCCCAGACATTACTCACCCGTCCGCCACTCGTCACCCGAGAGCAAGCTCTCTGTGCTACCGTTCGACTTGCATGTGTTAGGCCTGCCGCCAGCGTTCAATCTGAGCCATGATCAAACTCTTCAATTTAAAAGTTTGATGCTCAATGTTTCTTTATTTCTAAAGAAAAGAACTTCGTAATGAATTACGTGTTCACTCACTGAGACTTGGTATTCATTTTTCGTCCGAGGACGTTTAAGAATCCAGTCACCCTGAGTGCCCACACAGATTGTCTGATAAATTGTTAAAGAGCAGGTGCGACGCGCTTTAGCGCTCTGTCGCGAGGTGGCGTATATTACGCTTTCCTCTTTCAGAGTCAACCCTGATTTTCAGGATTTTTTCTCTTCAACCGAACCGGCTGTTTGTGTGAAGTGATTCACATCCGCCGTGTCGATGGAGGCGCATTATAGGGAGCCCGAGCTGAATGACAAGCGGAAAAATGCATTTTTATTTCAATCGCTCATCTTTTCGTCATAAAGGCTATTTTTGGTGCTTTTTAATGGCTGCAGGCAGCTCCGCGAGGCTATTAATCACCCAATCGGCACTCTTTTCAGCTTCCGGCGTAACAGGTTTACCGGTGCGTACCAGTACTTTTGTTCCTACCTGTGCGGCAGATGCCGCCTGCATATCTTCCAGCTTATCGCCAACCATATAAGAAGCGGGCATATCAATGTGCAGAAAATCGCGCGCCGAAATGAACATGCCCGGGTGTGGTTTACGGCAGTCACAAACCTGGCGGAACTCCTCTACTGTTCCTTGCGGGTGGTGTGGGCAATAGTAGATACCATCCAAATCAACGCCGCGATCGGCTAAAGACCAGTCCATCCATTCGGTTAACGTTTCAAACTGCGCTTCGGTGAATTTGCCGCGCGCAATACCAGACTGGTTAGTCACCAGCACCAACGCGTAACCCATTTCTTTCAGTTCGCGCATGGCATCAATAACGCCATCAATAAATTCGAATTCGTCGATCTCATGGACATAGCCGTGATCAACATTAATAGTGCCATCACGATCGAGAAAAATAGCGGGTACAGACTTTGCCACGGGTTTGCTCCTGAAAAAGGCATATGTTCTTAGTATCTCATGTTTCGCTACACAGGAAAGTGCTCATCGTTGATGAGTGACATTGATTTAGACGTCTGGATGCCTTACCATCCGCTCTGTTTACGGCTGTAAGTCGTAACCGGCAGAAGAAAATGCCACGGCTAACTCTCATACGATAAAAATAATCTAATGATTAAACTTTCGAATATCACCAAAGTGTTCCAGCAGGGGAACCGTACGATTCAGGCGCTGAACAACGTTAGCCTGCACGTTCCTGCTGGCCAGATTTATGGCGTTATTGGCGCGTCAGGTGCGGGGAAAAGTACGCTTATCCGCTGCGTGAACTTGCTTGAACGCCCATCGCAGGGCAGCGTTCTGGTTGACGGTCAGGATCTGACGCAGTTGTCAGAAGCGGAATTAACCAAAGCGCGCCGCCAAATTGGCATGATCTTCCAGCACTTCAACCTGCTCTCTTCGCGAACCGTTTTCGGTAACGTTGCTTTACCGCTGGAGCTGGATAACACCTCGCGCGAAGAGATCAATCGCCGGGTAACAGAACTTCTCGATCTGGTAGGTCTGGCAGATAAGCACGACAGCTACCCGGCCAATCTTTCCGGCGGCCAAAAACAGCGCGTCGCTATTGCTCGTGCGCTGGCCAGCAACCCGAAAGTGTTGTTATGTGATGAAGCCACCAGCGCTCTGGATCCGGCCACAACACGTTCTATTCTTGAACTGCTGAAGGACATTAACCGTCGCCTCGGTCTGACCATTCTGCTCATTACGCATGAAATGGATGTGGTAAAACGCATTTGCGATTGCGTGGCAGTGATCAGCAACGGTGAGCTGATTGAGCAGGATACGGTGAGCGAAGTGTTCTCCCATCCGAAAACACCACTGGCGCAGCAGTTTATCCAGTCCACACTGCACCTCGATATTCCGGAAGATTACCTGCAACGCTTACAGGCGCAACCGCAAGCGGACAGCGTACCGATGCTGCGGATGGAATTTACCGGTCAATCCGTCGATGCCCCGCTGCTCTCAGAAACGGCGCGTCGTTTTAACGTGAACAACAATATTATCAGCGCGCAGATGGATTACGCGGGCGGTGTGAAGTTCGGCATTATGCTGACCGAAATGCACGGCACCGCTGAGGATACGCAGGCGGCGATCGCCTGGCTGCAAGAACACCATGTAAAAGTAGAGGTACTCGGTTATGTCTGAGGCAATGATGTGGCTTTTTGCCCGCAGCATCTGGGAAACATTATTTATGACCTTTGCTTCAGGCCTGCTGGGTTTTATCGTCGGTCTGCCGTTCGGTGTGCTGCTGTATGTGACGCGTCCAGGTCAAATCATGCAAAACCCTGGGCTGTATCGCGTGATTTCCGCGCTGGTGAATATTTTCCGATCCATCCCATTTATCATTTTGCTGGTGTGGATGATTCCTTTCACCCGCGTGATTGTTGGTACATCTATTGGTCTGTATGCGGTTATCGTTCCACTGACCGTAGGCGCCGCACCGTTTATTGCCCGCATGGTAGAAAATACCCTGCTGGAGCTTCCTGCGGGTCTGATCGAAGCATCACGCGCAATGGGCGCGACCCCCATGCAGATCATTCGCAAAGTTCTGCTGCCAGAAGCGCTGCCAGGGCTGATCAACGCGGCGACCATTACGCTAATTACTCTGGTGGGTTACTCCGCAATGGGCGGTGCCGTCGGTGCGGGTGGTTTAGGTCAGTTGGGTATCCAATATGGCTACGTGACCTACAATCCATTAGTGATGAATACCGTACTGATATTGCTCGTGGTTCTGGTTTACTTAATTCAGTTCGCTGGCGATCGTATCGTCCGGGCTGTGACGCATAAATAACGTTACACACAACATAACGACTCAGATAGAAAGGAAAATATCATGGCTTTTAAATTCAAGACCTTTGCAGCAGTTGGTGCTCTGCTGGGTTCTCTGGCACTGGCAGGTTGCGGCCAGGACGAAAAAGATCCGAATCACATCAAAGTCGGTGTGATTGTGGGTGCCGAACAGCAAGTTGCTGAAGTTGCGCAGAAAGTCGCAAAAGAGAAATATGGCCTGGACGTTGAACTGGTTACCTTTAACGACTACGTGCTGCCGAACGAAGCGCTGAGTAAAGGCGACATTGACGCGAACGCTTTCCAGCATAAACCGTATCTGGATCAGCAGATCAAAGACCGTGGCTTCAAACTGGTTCCGGTCGGCAACACTTTCGTTTACCCGATCGCTGGCTACTCCAAAAAAATCAAAGCCCTGTCTGAGTTGCAGGATGGTTCTCAGGTAGCTGTTCCGAACGACCCAACCAACCTCGGCCGTTCCCTGCTGTTGCTGCAAAAACAGGGCCTTATCAAACTGAAAGATGGCGTGGGTCTGCTGCCAACCGTGCTGGATATCACCGAAAACCCGAAAAACCTGAAAATTGTTGAACTGGAAGCCCCGCAACTGCCGCGTTCACTGGACGATGCGCAGATTGCTCTGGCGGTCATCAACACCACTTACGCCAGCCAGATTGGCCTGACGCCGGAAAAAGACGGCATCTTCGTTGAAGATAAAGACTCCCCGTACGTCAACCTGATCGTCGCACGTGAAGATAATAAGGACGCGGAAAACGTGAAGAAATTCGTCCAGGCTTACCAGTCTGACGAAGTCAGTGAAGCGGCAAATAAAGTCTTCAACGGCGGTGCAGTGAAAGGCTGGTAATCTCCTCAGTCTGTAATATCATTCAAGGCGGGCGCAAGCCCGCCTTGTCATTTGTGCACGCGCCTGATTCAATAAGCGGCGTTAAGAAAATTACTTCGAGGATATATTATGCGTGC
This genomic interval from Kosakonia sacchari SP1 contains the following:
- the gmhB gene encoding D-glycero-beta-D-manno-heptose 1,7-bisphosphate 7-phosphatase: MAKSVPAIFLDRDGTINVDHGYVHEIDEFEFIDGVIDAMRELKEMGYALVLVTNQSGIARGKFTEAQFETLTEWMDWSLADRGVDLDGIYYCPHHPQGTVEEFRQVCDCRKPHPGMFISARDFLHIDMPASYMVGDKLEDMQAASAAQVGTKVLVRTGKPVTPEAEKSADWVINSLAELPAAIKKHQK
- a CDS encoding methionine ABC transporter permease MetI yields the protein MSEAMMWLFARSIWETLFMTFASGLLGFIVGLPFGVLLYVTRPGQIMQNPGLYRVISALVNIFRSIPFIILLVWMIPFTRVIVGTSIGLYAVIVPLTVGAAPFIARMVENTLLELPAGLIEASRAMGATPMQIIRKVLLPEALPGLINAATITLITLVGYSAMGGAVGAGGLGQLGIQYGYVTYNPLVMNTVLILLVVLVYLIQFAGDRIVRAVTHK
- the metN gene encoding methionine ABC transporter ATP-binding protein MetN; the protein is MIKLSNITKVFQQGNRTIQALNNVSLHVPAGQIYGVIGASGAGKSTLIRCVNLLERPSQGSVLVDGQDLTQLSEAELTKARRQIGMIFQHFNLLSSRTVFGNVALPLELDNTSREEINRRVTELLDLVGLADKHDSYPANLSGGQKQRVAIARALASNPKVLLCDEATSALDPATTRSILELLKDINRRLGLTILLITHEMDVVKRICDCVAVISNGELIEQDTVSEVFSHPKTPLAQQFIQSTLHLDIPEDYLQRLQAQPQADSVPMLRMEFTGQSVDAPLLSETARRFNVNNNIISAQMDYAGGVKFGIMLTEMHGTAEDTQAAIAWLQEHHVKVEVLGYV
- the metQ gene encoding methionine ABC transporter substrate-binding lipoprotein MetQ; protein product: MAFKFKTFAAVGALLGSLALAGCGQDEKDPNHIKVGVIVGAEQQVAEVAQKVAKEKYGLDVELVTFNDYVLPNEALSKGDIDANAFQHKPYLDQQIKDRGFKLVPVGNTFVYPIAGYSKKIKALSELQDGSQVAVPNDPTNLGRSLLLLQKQGLIKLKDGVGLLPTVLDITENPKNLKIVELEAPQLPRSLDDAQIALAVINTTYASQIGLTPEKDGIFVEDKDSPYVNLIVAREDNKDAENVKKFVQAYQSDEVSEAANKVFNGGAVKGW